AGAATGTAGAAGTAATCACGGGCATTGTAGCCATAGCTAAAAATCCTTGTCTTCATCCAGGGGATATTCGGATTCTGGAGGCTGTAGATGTGCCTGATTTGCATCATCTTGTTGATTGTTTGGTTTTCCCTCAGAAGGGTGAAAGGCCACATACAAATGAAGCATCTGGAAGTGACCTTGATGGGGATCAATACTTTGTGACTTGGGAAGAAACTCTCATACCTCCAAGCAAGAAAAGCTGGTCGCCAATGGATTTTGACTCTGTAAAAGCCAAAAAGTTGCCACGCCCCGTCAATCGCCAGGTAGCTTTTTGCCTAGCCATAATAATGTCAACTTATACCTGTGTTATAGTTACCATAAGTACATTATTTTACGTGCAAAAATTTCTCTGTGAaaatatttgtttctattttggctATGTACATTATATCACTGATCTATGCAGTAAGATTAAATTCTTTAGTAGGAACAGTAGAGCTTTCTTATATAGAGTACTAGATGCGGGATTCCGGATTTCAAGATTTTCTCAGTTACCATTTTTCCTGATTTCTGTTGGTGTAACTCGCTGTGAATTAGTTGCAATTACAGTGTTTGAAAGTGTTATTTGGGTGGTACACTCAGAATTTACTAGGTTGCATGGAGTATCTGGGGCATTAATATGTTATGGCTTAAGGACTTATACTTCATAGTGTTTAATAAGACATTCCAGATACAGAAAGACTATGATGCCTATACAAAATGTTTTGCCAAGgcaatattccaaactatttgtTATTGAGCAATATCAGAAGCCTCAGCAATGTGCCAACTGGTTTGGGTACAAAAGACGTCCCCACCTCCCCTCTCCTTCTACCTTCAAACGAGAAGTCTTGGACCAATTATTCTATCTACTTTCGGTAactaattatttttatttttatttatttatttatttattttgttttgggtaatGAAAGGAGGAATGGATTAGGACTGAATAAGTTACAGTTTCTAGATGGGTTCAACGAACTTCTAAAGCAATTATTCATATGTAATAAAAAGTATCATTtctaaatatgataagaaatttaagtaatttatacaatcacgttgaataatgattacaaaagtttccttaCTAAGTTGAAaactttcccttcccttcccttcccttcaattttccttgcaaccagACACAGCCTTTACTTTGGTTTATCAAAGCATGTGCAGCAAAATACTCTGTAAAAACAAGTTTCACCCCAAGAGATTATGttttttactctctctctctctctggatttTAGTGTGTCTGCTAAGCTCAATTTTTACAACAGGTGACTAATACTGTTTAGTGTGACCTCTTGTTCTTTCTTATACTTCTGTgactgcctctctctctcccttcacCTTTATAATAAAGTAGAGATAGGATTTTAGTGTGTCTCCACTTGTCTTTCATAGGTGAGTCTAGACAAAGGTCCGTCATCTATTTCTTGATATAATTCTAGTTACTCTTGAAGATAGATGACGGACCTTTGTCTAGACTCACATATGAAAGACAAGTGGAACACTTGGGATTCTACAGACTACGGAGTAGAGTTAAACCCAAGCTCATGGTATGAGTTTAACTCCttattatgcatcttttaaatGTCGGGATAGGATTGAGTATTGGCTGACGCATAtcaggaaatggaataatttaccTGATCACAACAGTGGAACTGATTCATTGCCACACCAGGCACACCTTGTCTTAGCACTGCAACTTAACAAAATTTTCTCATGGTTGTGTTGGGTTTTTGTGTAACAGGACATGATTGACTTTTTCATGGACTCCATGGTGAATGCACAACTAGGTAAGATCTGCAATGCTCATGTGGTTCACGCAGACCAGAGTAAAGATGGAGCCTTGGATGGGAAATGCATCGAACTAGCAGAGCTTGCTGCCACAGCAGTAGACTTCCCAAAAACTGGAAAGCTTGTTACCCTGCCTCACTTACTAAAACCGAAAATTTATCCAGACTTCATGGGCAAGGGTGAGAACATGTCATACAAGTCGGAAAAGGTCTTGGGAAGACTATATCGCCAAATTCTAGATGCTCCCGATGAAGAAATGGCAGAAAATTCAGAGCTGAAACCAGAAGATATTCCTTTTGATTCAGATCTTGATATTCTAGGTTCTGCAGGTTTCATCGTTGATGCCTGGAATCAAAAGTGCACGTATGATGGGCACTTGAGAGCTCTTCTGACCCAGTACAGAGTTAACCGGGAGGAAGAGGTGGTTACAGGACATATATGGTCCATGCccaagagcaagaaacaacggGATCAGAAAGAGAAGCTCAGTGGTGCCTATAATGCACTCAGGAAAGAGTTCAGATGTGTTTTTGAGAACTTGGCTGAGGACTTCCAGCAACTCACAGATGATGAGAAGAATGCAATATATGAACAGAAGGCATCAGCATGGTACCAGGTGACTTACCACCCTGAGTGGGTAATGAAAGCTCAGGAATTGAAGGACCCCGAAGTCAACGGCAGCACACCGGCAATGCTTAGCTTCGCTTGGATCCCTGCTGATTACTTGGCCAGAATTAAGATTAAAAGCCGAAAGGATAACTTAGATGTTGATACCAGTAAGCCCATCGATGCGCTTCTGAGCTACATTGCTGATCGAATTTGACAAAGAAGAGTGAGGTTCTTATTTTAAGCTATCGACCTCCTCTTTGGCTCCAAGGCCACTCTGCCAATGTCTTTGCTGTCTAGTATTCCAAAGTTTGACTTTTGCTATCAGGTATTTCAGGTCTTAGTTTGTTGTATGGACCTTCCTTTCTAAATCTATTACAGCGTTATGTGCTTATCTGAACTACTATTACATTTATAAGGCTTTTGGTTTTCTCCCATTCTTTCCTACCCTGAGTCTGCATTTACAAACTCTGAGGTTTAAGTTTTGGAGGGAAGGTGTAGGGCAACAAAGCTTTTGGTTTTCCACACCCACAGTTATTTTGCCACATGACAATACCTGTTGATCATTTTAATGGTTGGAAAGATAAAAATTCCCTGGATATGCCAAATATAAAATTGGATCATCCTTGTCAACCAAATGACCCCGTTTAAGgctctttctcttgtttttaaACCTATAACTGACCtacaaattttttgttttttagggcCAAAATTGAGGTTGCAGGGACCTGGACCAACAGTCTAGGAAACCATTCCAAGTTTATCAGTTATTTCCCCGACATGGCATTATAAATTAGCattcagatttttttattctcaatCCAATCTAAATTGCCAAAAGAATAATGTTTAAAAAATTATCTGAATCTGAAAAAACCAAATTCATGAAGAAAGTGAATTGGTGAATGATCAAAGAAAACCCTCCTCTAATGTCAATATAGGTTCACATATTCCAAAACAAGAGCAATCCTTGTTAGATCTCAATAAGAAATTGGTGCAATTGAAGTGAAAATTCAGAGTTATTATTAATATTCCTGTAGTCAGATTCCTCCAGACTGCAGAGTTGTAGGAAACCCGTTCCCACTTACAAAATGAATATTTTGTTTTAACTTGACTCTACAAAAGGTCAACGAATTGAAAGGAGAGAAAGGTTcgagaaattgagaaaaaaatcGGGATTCATTATATACCTGCTGCACTAAATCCTGAGATTAGCGgatttctccacccttctttgaATCCCGTGACTTAATTTTTGAtactttgatcttcattttttctGTTGCCATTGTTGCCTTCTTTTTCTCggtaaaagagaagaaattcagTGAAACTTACCTCCGGTAGTAAGATCCCCAAGTTTTTTAATAAGACTCTGCAAACCATAGATTTTGAGAACTTTGCTCCTAATATGACATGATTGCATGAAAACCATTGCTTAGTAAGGGAATGAGGTTTAACTTAAAAACCTCACCATACAACAACATACGAGCAAGCAAAATAGATACCTAATATGACAAGATACCGAGAAAACCAAAGGTTATATAAATGGAGACCCTCAGCCAATGCAACAAGATTAaacattaaattaaataaaaattgtcATTATTAGCAGATCCAAGATTCCTACTGAATGAAACATATAACTTGTACCTTAACAGAACTTGCTtcaaaaaagggcaaaaaaagacatccaaaaatataaatatcaCTCTTGCTCATTAGATAATAGCCAAAATTTTCCGATCAAATCTCATAATTAGGCCTTGAGCCTCCCGAAAAATTTCTGCTTCTCCTGTGTGGTCTGGAAGCGACCATGTCCGAACTTCGAGGATGTATCAATAAACTTGAGCTTGATCTCCTCAAGGGCCAAACGAGATGTCTGCTTCAACAGGGACTGGCGGAGTGTAACAACCCTCTTCTTGGGGCCAACACAGCAACCCTTGATCAAAAGGTAATCATCCTTCACGATACCATAGTGAGGGAATCCACCCATGGGTGTTATGTCCTTCTCAGTCCTGTTTCATCATTGTAAACAAAATCAAGAAACAAGACCAGGAGGGCATTCCTGAGTTACAAGTACAACATTAAAATTCTACAATAAGATTTTATGTCAAGCGCAAAGATTTAGTTACAAACCTGTCATACTCCGTCATTGCATTGTGGGACTCGTCCCCAGACTTTCCAAGCTTGTAGACCTTCTTGTTCATTTCAGTACGGTGGTGGTAACCATTCTGTCCAGCCCTGGCAACAGTGAAGGAGACCCTAGCAGGATGCCATGCTCCAATACAAGCCACTTTGCGCAAACCCCTGTGGGTCTTACGTGGCAGACGGGTGACACCCCAACGAGTGACGACACCTTCATAACCTTTACCTTTTGTCACACCAATGATGTCAATCATCTCATCCTTCTGGAAAACAGCATCCACAGGGATCTGCTTCTCAAAGAAACCATATGCATAGTCAACCTTCTGTGCAATTGTTCCACCATTCACCTGGATCTCCATAAGATGTGCTTTCTTTTGCTTCAATCCTTGCATCTTCCTTATCTGCAAGATatatttcacaataaaacatACTTCAAATTCTAATAAAATTTTTGATCACTTGGGTGCCAAAAATATTCTAGAAGACCGATGCACATATGCAAGAAAAACAATAGGATGAAAATGTATTTGTAAGTTTTTGCCAACAGAAACTATAACAGCCGTCACACTGAATTCATGAAATTCCTCAAGTTCTGACCAGATTCACCTTACTCACAATCATGCCTGGGCTAGTAGTTCCAAATAGACACAACTAATACTATTACCTCAAAAGCTTGATACTAGACAACAAAGATTCCTTGATTGTTAAAACAAAGTGAAGTTGCTTGGTTTTTTTTCCAtaaacataaactatgagacgATATAATTGAGAGCACTTCCATACCTAGTGCCAAATCAATAACTTAAACCAGTTGCGATAGTTTACATTCAACAAGATTGGATAAAAGcaattaatttaatattataaaaCTGAACAGGAATGTGAAAGCAATTAATATTCTAAATCAATACATGTCATATTTTTTTATCGTATATTTGGCTATACTAATATAATCTCACCATATGATGCCAAGTAATAGTTCTGTGGGAAAACCTTAGTAGGAACCAAACTAGAAATTTGTATCAGATATTCAGATCCGAATACACCATGAAGTAGAAATTGTACAGCATTGGATACATAATAGAACAATGGTTGTTGAACCACACAATATGAAAGAGATTAACAGGGTGTCCAAAAGTCATCAGATAACTATTAACAGGAAAGAGTTATACAGTAAAAGCAATTCCCAATACACTAAATAACTGAAAGGATTAATTGCCAAAAACAAGTGTTGTCACCAATTCTAAGAGGAAATATTATAACTTATAACCTGAGTGTGAGCCAGAACACGGATGACAGTtgcatattttttcattttctcaagCTGTGTCTGAATATCTTTCTTCCCTTCATCAGTTTCATACTTCTTTGAATACTTTGTGAAGGCcttcttcttggatttgcaCCAGTTCTTGTAAAACCTCCTTTTCACTTCCTCACTCAAATGCTGAGCCCACACCGTATTCAGAGACCGAAGGCCACGAGGAGTCTTGACATAAGCAACCACCCCAACAACAATCATTGGAGGTGTTTCAACAATTGTTACAGCCTCACATGTCTCCTTTTTGTGAAGCTCtggaagaaaatatatatatatatataataagataaaaaaattataaaaaaaaaaaagttattgaAAGCAACTTggtaacaaaaataaaaaattcatgaaacaTCCAAGCCTTATAATCAAATACATAAAATTGAAAATCCAAAAAGGAAACAGGGACAAGAAATTGATAATATAATAGCTTACTTGACCCTGGTTTGTCGACCTCTCTGACAATGTGTGTCATCCCAGCCTTGTAACCCAAGAAAGCAGTAAGTTTGCAAGGCTTGCTTGGGTCATCCTTGGGAAAAGCCTTCACTGCATAAATCCATAACAAAGCATGAATGAGATATATTTTAAAATGCACAAATGAAAATTCTGAGATATCATGTTACGACTtgggcaattaaaaaaaaaagcctcaTTGCGAGAAGAAACAAACAGAAGCAATTGAAGAAATAATAAGAAGCTCCAACCTAAAACATGGCATGGACAAACAAACAGACTAACAAATGACCACGGATTTCATTAATCCAAtgacaatctttttttttttgggtgtcaGTTTCTGCTGGTAAATATAATAACATAAAAGTACATTATAATATTCAATTGGTGCTTTTAGTTGCAATCATGACAATCAACTTTGGGCAAAATAGATACATCACAGTGTTGTACAACAATCTAAAATTTGTAGCAAGCTCTCCTTCCCATCAATAACTTCAAAAACTTATAATGAAGTTCACCTTTCCAATACAATTCAAACCTAAGAAATATGATTTTGCGACACAAAAGAGTAATCCAAACACAGAATACCACAAGGAAAGTTAATGGTCCTCCAGATGTTAGATAACCAAATGTAGTACCATGAAAAACTTATTGAATTTCCAAATTAATAAGAACGTTACCTTTTCCCCTATGACGAGAAGCCCGTTTCCTTGGGAGAAACCCAAGGGAACCATGCCTAGGGTGCTCGAACTTCCTGTGAGACATCCTTTTCCGTCACCctgaaacaaaattttaaaacataaaattggAACAAATGAGCGTTTCTATTGCCAAAATTACGAGAAAATGTAAAATCTGGTAATAAAACTCTGGTCACCGAAATAAATCATAAAGAGTTGGGACATATCACATTTAAATAAAGATCTAAACAAATGCAAATATAACAAAACACAGAAGACGAACGACCAGACTTTCAGATAGGCTCCACGATGAAAGGTTACAATAAGACAAGAGCTTGTTttccacttctttttttttttttgggggggggcgGATTTGGGGAGAAGGGGAGGCGTTCAGCAAACATAAACCAGTACTGATTCACATGTATCACCTTATCAGGTTCATAGCAAAATTTGTTCAGTGAGAAGAATGCTCCATTCGGGAACAGATATGGAGAGTGTATCTTTGTTAGTATAAACGCATTACAGTAAACAGAATAATCAAAGTCCTGATCCTAACCTTCAATAACCAGAAAGCTCAGAATCGGTAAACATGCAGATCAACAAAAACGAAGACAGGAAATGAAAATACCAGATTCCGTTAAGATACGAAAGGATGATTAAATGaatttaccaacaaaaaagaaCTGATGAATGCAAACAAACAACGACACCAGATGTAGTTCGACTGCAAAGATATTAGGTAGAATGGGAGGAGAGACTCACGTTACTGTCCTGCGGCGTCCGTCTCCTCTTCAGACCTCTACTCAAACCCTAGTTCGAGGTTTTATATAGTTATGAGCTACAGGTCCGTCCAAAGTCCGAACCCGGACCCAAACCAACAGACCCGTCCGAAGTTCCAACCCGGCTAATACAACCAAAACCCAGCCGACATATAAAGGGTTTCCGTTGAAAAAGACATTATCCTCCTCCATGATCTCAtcagcatggtttgaggtattggatcgGATCAGTTCGGTATCGAGGCCAATCCCGATATTTGACCGATTcaacaaggtttgactggatcgttGATTGGATCGCCCAACTCGGCTGGATCAGTCGATCCAATccaattgaatatttttttattttttcaaagtttttaagtttttttttttatttttttatattatcttgaccaATATTGACTAATACCAACCGATTTTGACCGGTCTGATCCAGAtaatatcggccgatccgatcccaagatcacaacacccaccaactaTGGCTGATACATGACCagatccataaaaaaatgattttggaggattttttgaccgatccgatcccgatCTATAAAGGTTTCAGCCATGACCGATCCCaagtccgatacctggattttgaaccttacTCACCAATGTTTAAAAATCGGGAATTGGAATCCGATCGGTCGCCGGTTTGAATCCAATTGAATCAACTTTAGGGCATCTAGGATTTTTCCCGTGCAGAATCAATCCGAACTAGAGATTGAGATATCGGTCTTTGACCTGGATCGACAGTTTTACCTCTAGTTTTCcctaaaaaatgggttttttttgataattttacccttgatttgaTATCTATATCCGATCTTATCTGTCCAATCCAATTGtctgataccaatacctcaatcCATGATCCGA
The sequence above is a segment of the Telopea speciosissima isolate NSW1024214 ecotype Mountain lineage chromosome 7, Tspe_v1, whole genome shotgun sequence genome. Coding sequences within it:
- the LOC122668040 gene encoding 60S ribosomal protein L3; amino-acid sequence: MSHRKFEHPRHGSLGFLPRKRASRHRGKVKAFPKDDPSKPCKLTAFLGYKAGMTHIVREVDKPGSKLHKKETCEAVTIVETPPMIVVGVVAYVKTPRGLRSLNTVWAQHLSEEVKRRFYKNWCKSKKKAFTKYSKKYETDEGKKDIQTQLEKMKKYATVIRVLAHTQIRKMQGLKQKKAHLMEIQVNGGTIAQKVDYAYGFFEKQIPVDAVFQKDEMIDIIGVTKGKGYEGVVTRWGVTRLPRKTHRGLRKVACIGAWHPARVSFTVARAGQNGYHHRTEMNKKVYKLGKSGDESHNAMTEYDRTEKDITPMGGFPHYGIVKDDYLLIKGCCVGPKKRVVTLRQSLLKQTSRLALEEIKLKFIDTSSKFGHGRFQTTQEKQKFFGRLKA